The Afifella aestuarii DNA segment GAGCCGCCCGCGGGCGATCATCGGCGCGAGCGCCATCGCATGGGCGCCGGCGAGCGTGACGCCGGAATGGCAATTGACGCTGAAGGCGCCGGGATGGGTTTCGGATTGCTGATAGATCGGATGGCCGTCGGGGCTCATCACCCGCAGCGCCGCCCATGAGCGCACGACACGCAGATCTTTCAGAAACGGGAAGGCGCGCAGCGCGCGGGCGGCGATATCCGCCATGATGCGCGGCTTCGAAGTGGTGTCGAAGCCTTCATCCTCGTGGCTGTCGCCGATCATGATGGAGCCTTCGTCGGTCTGACGAACGACATGCGTCGGCATGGTGAAGAGAGGCGCAGTGCGCTCCGTCACCAGGATCTGGCCCTTGAGCGGTTCGACGGGAATGTCGAGGCCGACCATTTCGCCCAGATCGCGATTGCCGAGGCCGGCGGCGAGGACGACCTTGGCGCCGGTGAAGGTGCCGGCCGGCGTGCGCACGGCAAAGTGGCCGCCGTCGCGCTCGATCTCGATGCCGCGGGCGTTCGGATGATATCGGCCGCCGTGCTTAAGGAGGCCGGCATGCAAAGCGCGCATCAGATAGAGCGGGCTCGCGTGGCCGTCATGCGGCGAATAGGTGCCGCCGACGACATCGGGGCCGAGGCCCGGCAGCATGTCGTCGAGTTCGGCGCGGCTCAAAACCCGGCCGCCGTAATATTCCGCGCCATGCTCCTGGTTCATGCGGTTGAGGATCTTAACCTGTTCCTCAAGCTCTTCCTCATCGACGCAGACATGCACGCCGCCCGGCTTGTGATAGGCGGTGGAGACGCCCGTCTCTTCCAGGAGGTTGTCGGAAAATTCCGGCCACACATCCGCCGAACGGCGTGTCCAGCGCGCATATTCGGGCATTTTGAGACCCTTCGTCTGCACCCAGACGAGGCCGAAATTGCCGCGTGAAGCGCGAAAGGCGACGTCGCCCTCGTCGAGGAGATCGACCTTTTCGCCCTCGCGGGCGAGGCCATAGGCGATGGCGGCGCCGACGAGGCCGCCGCCGATGACGATGGTGTCCGCCTTCATCTTGCGCCCTCGCCGATGAGGAGGCGATCGAGGCCGTAGATGCGGTCGACGAGGAACATGAGACCCACGGTAAACAGGATGGCGACCGTGGAGATGGAGGCGACGAGAGGATCCGTCGTCTGCGTGATGTGGGAGAAGAGACGCACTGGCAATGTCGTTGTGGTGGGGCTGACGATGAACACCGTCACGGTGAGTTCGTCGAAGCTGGTGATGAAGGCAAGGACCCAGCCGCCGATCACGCCCGGCATGATGGCCGGCAGGGTGACGCGGCGAAAGACGGTCCAGTCGGAGGCACCGAGCGACACCGCCGCCTGTTCCTGCGACCGGTCGAGGCCGGTCACCGAGGCGAGAACGAGACGCAGGATGAAGGGCATGATGATGATCGCATGACAGAGCATCAGCCCGACGAAGGTGCCGTTGGCGTTGAGGAAGCTGAGAAAGCGCAGGAAGGCGATGCCGAGAACCACGGTCGGCACCGTCAAAGGCGACAGGAAGAAGGCCTGAAGCACGTCGCGGCCCGGAAAGCGGCCGCGGCCGATGGCGAGCGCCGCCGGGACGGCGAAGATGGAGGAGACGGTCGCGGAGGCGACGCCGAGCTGGAGGCTGATCCAGGCCGCTTCGATGAAGTCGGGATTGTCGAGGATCGCCCGGAACCAGCGCAGCGACAAGCCGCTCGGCGGAAACTCCAGAAAGCCTTCCGGCGTGAAGGAGACGCCGATGACGACGACGAGCGGCGCCAGCATGAAGGTCGCGAAAAGAACGCTGAAGCCTTTGGCGAAGAGGCCGTTGTGTCTCATTCGAAGACCCCCGCAAAACGGCGTTCGACGAGCCGGTTCCAGCCGACCATGATGGCGAGCACCGAGACCAGAAGAAGGATCGCGATCGCTGCGCCGAGCGGCCAGTTCAAGGTGTTCAGGAATTCGTCATAGACGGTGGTGGAAACGACCTTGACGCGGCGGCCGCCAAGGATGGCCGGCGTGGCGAAGGCGCTCGCCGACAGCGAAAAGACGATGAGGGAGCCCGACAGGATGCCAGGCATCGCCTGCGGCAGGACGATCCTGCGGAAGATGGTCCAGGGCCGGGCGCCGAGCGATTCCGCGGCACTTTCCGTCGCCGGATCGGTGCGCTGGAGGGCGGCCCAGATGGCGAGGATCATGAACGGCACCATGACATGGACGAGGGCGAGGACGATGCCGCCCGAGGTGTACATCATGCGGATCGGCGAGGTGATGAGGCCGAGATCGCGCAAGGCGTCGTTGATGACGCCCTTGTTGCCGAGAAGGATCGCCCAGCCCAGCGTCCTCACCACGACGGAAATGAGGAGCGGGCCGAGCACGACGAGGAGCATCACGGAGCGCCAGAACGGGTGCATGCGCGACAGGAAATAGGCCTGCGGCAGACCGATCGCGGCACAGATGAGCGTGGTGGCGAGCGCGATCGCGAAGGTGCGCCCGAAAATCTCGTAGAAATAGCCGTCGCTCAGGACCTCGACGTAATTCTCCAGCGAGAAGGTCGGGGCGATGCCGCCATAAAAGGAGAAGCTGTGAAAGCTGAGGATGAAGGTCATCACCAGCGGCACCAGCAGCAAAACGAGAAAGAGCAGGAGCGCCGGGGCGCTCAGGATCCAGGGCCTGGATTTCGCTTGAAGTGTCATGCCGCGCCATCCTCCTTCGGCAGGAGGCGCAGATGATGGGGCGTCCAGGCGAGATGCACGGTCTCGCCGTGTTCCGGCTCGCGCTGGCCGCGGTTGCGGCGCACGACGAGGAGAGGTCCGAGCGGCGTCTCGATGCGGAAGAGCCATTGGTCGCCGAGGAAGATGCGCTCGATCACCGGGCCTGAGACGACGGCTTCGCCCTCTGCGACGATTTCGATGCGTTCCGGGCGCAGGGAGACGGTGATCGGGCCGGGCCGCAGATGGGCGGGCGGACCGGCAAGCGCCATGCCGTTGCAGTCGAGAGCGGAGCCTTCGTCATTCGTCGACTTCAGCGTGGCGGCAAGGCTGTTGGTCTTGCCGAGGAAGGTCGAGATGAAGGAGGATTTCGGGTTTTCGTAGACGTGGAAGGGCGTCTCTTCCTGCATCAGGCGGCCGTGATGCATGACCGCGACACGGTCGGAGAGCGCCATTGCCTCGTTCTGGTCGTGGGTGACGAGAAGCGTCGTCACGCCCGCTTCCTGCTGGATGCGGCGGAGTTCGAGCTGCATTTCCTCGCGCAGCTTGGCGTCGAGATTGGAGAGCGGCTCGTCGAGGAGAAGGAGCTCCGGCTCGATGACGAGGGCACGGGCGAGCGCCACACGCTGGCGCTGGCCGCCGGACATCGCCCGGGGATAGCGCTTGGCGAGATGGGCAAGCTGCACGAGCTCCAGCGCTCCGGCGACCTTGCGCGCACGCTCCTTCTTGTCGATGCCGCGCATCTCCAGGCCGAAGGCGACGTTTTCTTCCACCGTCATATGCGGGAAGAGCGCATAGGTCTGGAAGACGATGCCGAGACCGCGGTTGCGCGCCGGCACCTCTTCCAGATGGCGGCCGTTGAGCATGATGTGTCCGGAGGTCGGCTGCTCGAAGCCGGCGATCATCTGCAGCGTCGTGGTCTTGCCGCAGCCGGAGGGACCGAGGAGGGAGACGAACTCGCCTTTCTCGACGGCGAGCGAAAAATCTTCGACGGCCACGACTTCGCCGAAGCGTTTGGTCAGACCGCTAAGCTGAAGGAAAGGCATCTGTGAACTCGCAAAGCCGGCAGTAAAGGGGCGAAGGCGGGAGTGCCGAGCACTCCCGCAATGCCGTTCAACTCAGCGCTCGACCTCGCGCGCCCAGCGCTTGGTCCACTCTTCGCGGTTCGGGTTGATCGTATCCCAGTCGACGGCGACGAGGTTTTCGATCTGCTCAGGCCCATAGGGCAGGAAGGAGGCCTGCTCTTCGGTCAGCTCCGCTTTCCGGTTGACCGGACCGGAGCCCATGACGTCGGCGAGCTTCACCTGAACTTCCGGCGTCAGGAGATATTGGATGAACTCGTTGGCGACTTCAGGAACGTTGCTTTCCACGACCGGGCAGGCCGCGAGCATGAGGGCGACGGCGCCTTCCTTCGGATAGGCGAATTTCGCCGGGAAGCCCGTATCGGCGAGCGACTTGGTGCGGCCCGAGCCCCAGATCGACAGGGCGATTTCCTGCGACTGGAAGAGCTCCGACATCTTGCCCGAGGACGGCTCGAAGACGAGGACGTTCGGCGCGACGTCATCGGCCATCACCTCAAAGCCCGGATCGATGTCCTTCTCACCGCCGCCGTTGAGCCGCGCCATCATGATGAGGGTGTGCAGACCGTAGGTGTTGTTGATCGGCGGGATCGACAGGATGCCTTCGTATTTCGGATCCTTCAGGTCTTCCCAGCTTGCGGGGGGATCCCAGCCTTCGCGCTCGAACCATTCGGTGTTGTAGGTGAAACCGGTCGCGACGAAGCCGATGCCGATGGAATTGGGGCCGAGCTTGGCGAGATCGTAGACGTCGTCGAAGGCCGCCGCCTTGCTCATCGGGGCGCAAAAGCCGAGGGCGTCCGCCTGATACATCGGGCCGTCGTCGAGGATAACGACGTCGAGTTCCTGATTTCCCTTCTGCGCCTGCAGACGTGCGAGGTTTTCGGTGGAATTGCCGGCGACGAACTGGATCGTCACGTCATGCGTCTTCTCAAATTCGGGGAAGACGACTTCCTTCATCAAGGTTTCGAAAGAACCGCCATAGCCGCCGACGACGAGGGTATCCTGCGCCTGGGCGGTCTGAACGGTTAGGAGGGAGCTTGCGGCCGCAAGCGCCATGATGACCGGTTTCATTGAGAACCCCTCTGTATTCTTTTGAGACATGATCATTGAATGGGCGTTTTCCGGGTGTTTCAAATGAGATTATATGTACATCTCATTCCCAAAGGTTATGAGGTGCGCCTTGGCGAAGCCCAATATCCGGCAGGTCGAAGCCTTCAATGCCGTCATGAAGGCCGGGTCCGTGACCAAAGCGGCGGAAGGATTGTTCGTCAGCCAGCCGGCCGTGAGCAAGTTGCTGCACGCCTTCGAAGTGGCCTGCGATCTGCCGCTCTTCACCCGCACCAAGGGCCGCGTCGTGCCGACGCCGGAGGCCCGGCAATTGTTCGTCGAGACCTCCAAGCTGGAGCAGGGGCTGACGCGTGTGCACGAGGCGGCGCGCGCCATCCGCGAATTGCAGCGCGGCGAGATCTCCATCGTCGCCTTTCCGGCGATGAGCATGCGGCTCATTCCGCGCAAGGTGGGCGAGCTTTTGTGCGACCGCCCCGACGTGCTTCTCTCCCTCTTCACGCGCACCTCGCGCAGCGTCGAGAATTCGATGATCACGCGTGCGGCGGATTTCGGCATCTCGCTCGTGCCGACGAGCAATCCGGCGCTGCATTGCGAGCCGTTCACCAACATCTCCATGATCTGCGCGCTGCGCCGCGAGCATCCTCTGGCGCGCAAGGCGGCGATCTCGCTTGAAAGCATCGCCGGGGAGCGTCTCGTGGCGCTCGGGCGGGACGATCTTTCCTATCCGCTCATCGACGAGGCGTTTCAGCGTGCGGGGCTGGCGATGCGGCCGGCAGCCGAAGTGCAGATGGCGGATGCGGCCTGCAGCATGGTGGCGTCCGGCTGCGGGGTGGCGATCGTGCCCTCACTCGTGTCTTTCGAGGCGGACTTTCCGGATGTCGTGTTCCGCCCGCTCACCGAGCCGATCGCCATGACGACCTGGCTTTTGACGTCCACCTATCAGGAGCTGTCGCAGCTGGCGCTCGAGCTGATGGACGAGATCCGGGGTGCGGTGGAGGAGCTGGAGGCGGAGCTGCACGGCACGCTCGGCTGCGACCCGGCCGCCGATTCGCGGTTTGCGGGCGCGGCGCATCCTTGACTTGTGGCGCGCTGCCGCTTAGGTGAGCGACACTCTATAAAAGAGCCAGATTTACGACCCGCCGACCGGAACGGGATTCCGGAGGTCACCATCCGCCAGCGAAGGTTCGCCCGCGGATGCAATTTGCATTGAACGCTCGAGACGCGCCATGTTCGATACCCTATCAGATCGCCTTTCAGGCATCTTCGACAAGATCACCGGCCGCGGAGCACTTTCCGAGAAGGACGTCTCGGAAGCGCTGCGGGAAGTGCGGCGTGCGCTTCTGGAAGCGGACGTCGCGCTCGAAGTGGTGCGTGCCTTCACCGAGAAGGTGCGCGAGCGCGCCGTCGGCGCCGAAGTCGTGCGCTCCGTCAAGCCGGGGCAGATGGTCGTCAAGATCGTCCACGACCAGCTCGTCGAGATGCTGGGCGAGGAAGCCTCGGAGATCAATCTTCACGCCGCGCCGCCCGTCGCCATCATGATGGTCGGTCTGCAGGGCTCGGGTAAGACGACCTCGACGGCGAAGATCGCCAAGCGCCTGTCGGAGCGGGAGAAGAAGAAGGTCTTGATGGCCTCCCTCGACACCCGCCGGCCGGCGGCGCAGGAGCAGCTCAAGGTGCTGGGCGAACAGATCGGCGTCGCGACTTTGCCGATCATCGAAGGGCAGGGGCCGGTCGACATCGCCAAACGGGCGCAGAATGCGGCTCGCCTCGGCGGCTACGACGTGCTCATGCTCGATACGGCGGGCCGCACGCATATCGACGAGCCCTTGATGATCGAGATGGAGGAGGTGAAGCGGGCGTCCAATCCGCATGAAATCCTCCTCGTCGCCGATGCGCTCACCGGTCAGGACGCCGTCAATGTGGCGCGCTCCTTCAACGAGCGCTGCGCGGTCACGGGCATCGTGCTGACGCGTATCGACGGTGACGGGCGCGGCGGTGCGGCGCTTTCCATGCGCGCCGTCACCGGCAAGCCGATCAAGCTCATCGGTACCGGCGAAAAGATCGACGCGATCGAGGCCTTCCATCCCTCGCGCATCGCCGACCGCATTCTCGGCATGGGCGACATCGTCTCGCTCGTCGAGCGGGCGTCGGAGCAGATCGACCAGGAGAAGGCCCTCAAGACCGCCCAGAAGATGAAGAAGGGCGAGTTCGACCTCGAGGATTTCGCCGAACAGCTTCGTCAGATGGAAAAGATCGGCGGCATGTCGGGCATCATGAGCATGATGCCGGGCATCGGCAAAATGAAGAAGCAGGTGGCCGCGGCCGGCATCGACGACAGCGTCGTGAAACGCCAGCTCGCCATCATCTCGTCGATGACGCGCCAGGAGCGGCAGAAGCCGGCGGTGATGAATGCGAGCCGCAAGAAGCGCGTGGCGGCGGGCTCCGGCGTCGAGGTGCAGGACGTCAACAAGCTCCTCAAGATGCACCGGCAGATGTCGGACATGATGAAGAAGCTCGGCCGCAACAAGAAGATGGCCGGTCTCTTCGGGGGCGCGCAGCCCGATCCGGCGATGCTGGAAGAGATGCAGAAGGGCGGTTTGCCGGGCGGCATGTCTGGCGGGCTCCCGGGCGGTCTCGGCGGTATGCCGGGCGGCCTGCCCAAAGGATTGCCGGGCCTTCCAGGAATGGGAGGCGGGATGGGCGGTCTGCCGGGGCTTCCCGGTCTTGGCCGCGGCAAGAAGAAATAAGGTTCAAACGCAAGGAAGACTGAAATGACTGTGAAACTGAGATTGTCCCGCGGCGGCAGCAAGAAGCGCCCGTTCTACCGGGTCGTGGCCGCTGACGAGCGCTCCCCGCGCGACGGCCGCTACATCGAGCGTGTCGGCACCTACAATCCGCTTCTGCCGAAGGATCATGCCGAGCGCGTCGTGCTCAACACCGAGCGCGTCGAATACTGGCTGTCGCAGGGCGCCCAGCCGACCGACCGCGTGCTGCGCTTCCTCGACGCGGCCGGCCTTGCCAAGCGTCCGGCGCGCAACAACCCGAAGAAGGCCGAGCTCGGCGCCAAGGCCAAGGAGCGCCTCGAGCTGCGCCGCCAGGCCGAAGAAGAGGCGAAGGCTGCCGCCGAGGCGCCGGCCGAGGAAGCGGCGGAGTAATCCGCCGCTTTGCCGGTGCGGCAGGACGGGCCGATGGCGGTTTCGCAAGATCGTGCGGCGGGAGACCGCCTCATCGTCGCAAAGATCGGCCGGGCGCATGGCGTCAGAGGCGAGGTGCGGGTGAAAACCTTCACCGCGGATCCCCTGGCGCTCGCCGATTATTCGCCGCTTTTTGCGTCGGACGGGCGAAGTTTTTCCGTCAAGGAGCTGCGTGCCGACAAGGGCGACATGGTCGTCGCCCGCTTCAAGGGCGTGTCGGACCGCAATGCGGCCGAGGCGCTCAACGGCACGATGCTCTTCGTCGCGCGCGCGGCGCTGCCGGCGCCTGACGAAGACGAGTTCTATCACGCCGATCTCATCGGCCTTGCGGCCGAGGCGCCCGACGGTTCGCCGCTCGGGCGGGTCGTCGCCGTGCACGATTTCGGCGGCGGCGATATCCTCGAGGTGAAGCCGGAGCGGGGCGAGAGCCTGCTCGTCTCCTTCACGCGCGAGGTGGTTCCCTCCATCGATCTTGCCGGCGGGCGCATCGTCGTCGACCTGCCTGCCGAGATCGAAGTGCGGGAAGACGATGCGGCGCGCGAAGATGCGCGAGAAGACGACGCGCAGGACGACGCCCCGCAGACAGAGAACGCAGGCGAAAGCCCGGCGGAAGAGGACAGGGCATGATCATCGTCGCCGGCGAATTTCGCATTCCCGAGGAGAAGCTCGACGCCTTTCTGCCGGCGGCGCAGAAGGTGATGGCCGCGACACGGCAGGAGACGGGCTGCCTCCTCTACACCTTCGCCTTCGATCTCGATGTGGCCGGGCTCGTGCGCGTCTTCGAGAAATGGGAAAGTCGCGAGGCGCTCGCGGCGCATTTCAAGACCGCGCATATGGCGGAATGGCGCCAGGCGCTGTCGGCGATCGGTGCCACCGGGCGAAGCGTCAAAGCCTATGCCGCCGATGACGGCGAGCCGCTCTAAGGCTGATCCGGAATGAGCTTCAAGGCGAGCGTTCTCACGCTCTTTCCCGAAATGTTTCCGGGGCCGCTCGGTATCTCGCTGGCCGGGCGGGCGCTCGAGGCCGGCCGCTTTGCGATCGAGGCGCGGCAGATCCGCGAGCACGGCATCGGCACGCACCGCATGGTCGACGACACGCCCGCCGGCGGCGGGCCGGGCATGGTGATGCGCGCCGATGTGATGGCGGCGGCGATCGATGCCGCAGCTCCTGACGGCGACCCGCGCCCGCGCCTTCTGATGAGCCCGCGCGGACGTCCCCTGAGCCAGCAGATGGTGAAGGATTGGGCCCAAGGCCCCGGCCTCGTCATCGTCTGCGGACGGTTCGAGGGGATCGACGAGCGCGTGATCGAGGCGCGGCGCCTTGAAGAGGTGTCGATCGGCGATTTCGTTCTCTCGGGTGGCGAGATTGCCGCGCTTGCCCTTCTCGACGCGGTCGTACGGCTTCTGCCGGGCGTCATGGGCAAGGCGGAATCAGCTTCCGAAGAGAGTTTTGAAAACGGGCTTCTGGAATATCCGCAATATACGCGACCGCAGGAATTCGAAGGGCGCGAGATCCCGGAGGTTCTGACCTCGGGCCATCACGGCAAGGTCGCCGAATGGCGGCGCGCCGAGGCGCTCAGGCTGACGCGCGAGAGACGGCCGGATCTCCTGGAGAGACCCGCTCAGCCCGTCACGAAATAATAGACGGTGAGGACGAGGCCGACCGTGATGACGAAGCCGCGGACATAGGTCTGCGGGAATTTGCGTGCCGCGGCGACGCCGAGATAGCCGCCGAGCGCGACGGCGACGAGCATCACCGAACCGGCGCTCCAATCGACGATGCCCCCCTGCACGAAGACGGCGATGGCGATGACGGCGATCACCACCGACAAAAGCGTCTTGATGGCATTGATGCGGTGAAAATCGTCGCCCTCGGTGAGGCCGAGCGAGGCGAGCATCATGATGCCCATGCCGGCGCCGAAGAAGCCACCATAGATCGCCACGACGAACTGGATCAGCCAGGCGAGCCAGGGCGGGGAATGCAGATCACGCGCCCGCAAGGCGCGTGTGACGCGCGGCCCGGCGGCAAAGAGCGAGGTGGCGGCGATCAAAAGCCAGGGCACCATGGCGCGGAACTGCGGATTGTCGAGCGCCAGAAGCACAAGCGCGCCGATCAGCCCGCCGAAGATGGAGACGATGAGGTAGGGGAACGCTACGCGGCCGATCTTCCGCAATTCGCGCCGATAGGCGAGCGTCGAGGTCACATAGCCCGGGAACTGGGTGATGGAGGTCGTGGCGTTTGCGGTGATCGGCGGGACGCCGACGAGGGTGAGCGCGCCGAAGGCGATGAAGGTGCCGCCACCGGCGACCGCATTGATGGCACCGGAGACGAAACCGGCGAGGACGAGCAGAAGAATGTCGAGAAGAGACATGGCGCAGGTTTCGTCGTGACGAATTGAGGCGTTTCGATGCGGTGGATGGCCGTTTGTGGGCGGCGCACGTCGTAAACCTGTCTCCGCCGGGGCGCAAAAGGCAAGTCCGCCATTGTGACGAGAGATGAAAGGTGTCATCGGGGGTGGGTCGGAGCCGCAGAGTCTCGCCGCAGCGTCGTTTTTGCATGCCGGGGGCGTCGACATGAGGCCAGAGAGCGTGTATATGGCCGCCAACTTCCGATCCGATGTGCGAAACAAAGCCGCGCAACGGTCGTTTCGTCGTGAAACGACACGTCGAGACAAACCAGCGCGCGACGAAGAGGTTTGAGAAATGAACGCGATCCAAGAGATCGAGCAGGCGGAGATGGCGGCGATCGTCGATCGGCGTGTCATTCCGGAGTTCGAGGCGGGCGACACGGTCCGCGTACATGTGCGTGTGACGGATGGCAACCGCACCCGTCTGCAGGCCTATGAGGGCGTGGTTATCGCGCGCTCCGGCGGCGGTCTTCACGAGAGCTTCACGGTGCGGAAGATCTCGTACGGCGAGGGCGTTGAGCGCGTCTTCCCGGTCTATTCTCCGCTGATCGAAAAGCTCGAAGTTGTGCGGCGCGGCAAGGTGCGGCGCGCGAAGCTTTATTATCTGCGCGGCCGTCGCGGCAAGTCGGCACGTATCGCCGAAGATGCGCGCGTGCGCGCCAAGCGCTTGAACGACGAGGCGCGAGAAATCGCAGCCGCCGAGCGCGCAGCCGTCAAGGAAGCCAAGGAAGCGGCCAAGGCAGAAAACGCCGAAGCCTGAGCTTCAGCTTTTATTCCGGTCCGTTTTGTCGGACCGCGACATTCAAAGGCGCCCCGCGGGGCGCCTTTTTATTTGCGCGATCGAAAGTTTGTCCTTCAGAAAATTTTGCGGCAGTGCAACCGAGCCTTGTCGGAACGGCGCGGACCATCGAAAGTAGTATTGCGATAGGTGCATAGGACCTATACCGAAACGCATGGCGAACCAGCGTCGCCCGAATGCGGTCCGCCGCCAACGAATTGAAAAATATACTGGAGGAATGAACGCTCATGAGCACCAACGATAGGACGAGTCTGTCTCGCCGCAGCCTCCTCAAGGCCTCCGCTGCCGGCGCGACCGTACTCGCGGCCCCGCATTTCTTCATCAAGGGTGCGTACGCGGCCGAATACTGCAACATGCCGACGGGCGACACAGTCACGCTCGGTTTCAACGTGCCGCAGACGGGCCCTTACGCCGATGAAGGCCTCGATGAACTCAAGGCCTTCAAGCTCGCCGTCAAGCATCTGAACGGTGAAGGCGACGGCGGCGCGCTCAACACGTTCAAGCCGTCGAACCTCAAGGGCAACGGCATTCTCGGCAAGAAGGTCGCCTATGTATCGGGCGACACGCAGACGAAGTCGGATGCCGCCCGCGCGTCGGCCAAGCGCATGATCGAGAAGGACGGCGCCTTGATGATCTCCGGCGGTTCCTCGTCGGGCGTCGCGGTCGCGGTGCAGTCGCTGTGCCAGGAGACCGGCGTGATCT contains these protein-coding regions:
- a CDS encoding sulfite exporter TauE/SafE family protein; translation: MSLLDILLLVLAGFVSGAINAVAGGGTFIAFGALTLVGVPPITANATTSITQFPGYVTSTLAYRRELRKIGRVAFPYLIVSIFGGLIGALVLLALDNPQFRAMVPWLLIAATSLFAAGPRVTRALRARDLHSPPWLAWLIQFVVAIYGGFFGAGMGIMMLASLGLTEGDDFHRINAIKTLLSVVIAVIAIAVFVQGGIVDWSAGSVMLVAVALGGYLGVAAARKFPQTYVRGFVITVGLVLTVYYFVTG
- the rplS gene encoding 50S ribosomal protein L19; this encodes MNAIQEIEQAEMAAIVDRRVIPEFEAGDTVRVHVRVTDGNRTRLQAYEGVVIARSGGGLHESFTVRKISYGEGVERVFPVYSPLIEKLEVVRRGKVRRAKLYYLRGRRGKSARIAEDARVRAKRLNDEAREIAAAERAAVKEAKEAAKAENAEA